The Chroicocephalus ridibundus chromosome 3, bChrRid1.1, whole genome shotgun sequence genome has a segment encoding these proteins:
- the ACBD3 gene encoding Golgi resident protein GCP60 isoform X1 codes for MAAVLSSDRLEVSVDGLTLSPNAEVPHCDPGPGEPAAGRSRTGPGSPSQGEAGGEAAEEAALSPERRWGFALEELYGLALRFFKEKDGKAFHPTYEEKLKLVALHKQVLLGPYNPDTCPEVGFFDVLGNDRRKEWAALGNMSKQKAMTEFVKLLNRCCHLFSTYVTSHKIEKEEQEKKRREEEERRRREEEERERLQKEEEKRRQEEEERLRREEEERRRIEEERLRMEQQKQQIMAALNSQTAIQFQQYAAQQYPGNYEQQQILIRQLQEQHYQQYMQQLYQVQLAQQQAALQKQQEVVVAATGTPLTTASKVNAPAPGDTPSINGQASAHADSPEKELDPEALEEALENGPKDSVPVIAAPSMWTRPQIKDFKEKIRQDADSVITVGRGEVVTVRVPTHEEGSYLFWEFATDNYDIGFGVYFEWTDSPNTAVSVHVSESSDDEDEEEENTSSEEKAKKNANKPQLDEIVPVYRRDCHEEVYAGSHQYPGRGVYLLKFDNSYSLWRSKTVYYRVYYTR; via the exons aTGGCGGCGGTGCTGAGCTCGGACCGGCTGGAGGTCTCCGTGGACGGGCTGACGCTGAGCCCCAACGCCGAGGTGCCGCACTGTGatccggggccgggggagccggcggcggggcgaaGCCGAACGGGCCCCGGCTCCCCGAGCCAGGGGGAGGCCGGCGGTgaggcggcggaggaggcggcgctGAGCCCGGAGCGGCGCTGGGGCTTCGCGCTGGAGGAGCTGTACGGCCTGGCGCTGCGCTTCTTTAAAG aaaaagatgGCAAAGCCTTTCATCCAACATATGAAGAAAAACTCAAACTTGTGGCACTGCACAAGCAGGTTCTGCTGGGACCTTATAACCCTGACACTTGCCCTGAAGTTGGATTCTTTGATGTGCTGGGGAATGATAGAAG gaaGGAATGGGCTGCCCTTGGAAACATGTCAAAGCAAAAAGCTATGACAGAATTTGTTAAGCTCCTGAATAGGTGCTGCCACTTGTTTTCAACATATGTCACTTCCCACAAGATAGagaaagaagaacaagaaaagaaaag aagagaagaggaagaacgAAGGCGGCGTGAAGAGGAGGAGCGTGAGCGTttacaaaaagaagaagaaaaacgtaggcaagaagaagaggaaagactgagaagggaagaagaggagaggaggagaataGAGGAGGAACGACTTCGGATGGAACAACAGAA GCAACAGATAATGGCAGCGCTGAACTCCCAGACTGCCATTCAGTTCCAGCAGTATGCAGCCCAACAGTATCCGGGCAACTACGAACAGCAGCAGATCCTAATTCGGcagctccaggaacagcattATCAACAATACATGCAGCAGTTGTATCAAGTCCAGCTTGCACAGCAACAG GCAGCCTTACAAAAACAGCAGGAGGTAGTTGTGGCAGCGACAGGAACGCCTCTGACTACTGCCTCAAAGGTGAATGCACCtgccccaggggacaccccaTCAATTAATGGGCAGGCCAGTGCACATGCAGACAGCCCTGAAAAAGAGCTGGATCCTGAGGCTCTGGAAGAAGCACTGGAGAATGGACCAAAAG aTTCTGTTCCAGTGATAGCTGCCCCATCGATGTGGACACGGCCCCAGATAAAAGACTTCAAGGAAAAAATCCGGCAGGATGCAGACTCTGTGATCACAGTGGGCCGAGGAGAAGTGGTTACAGTTAGAGTACCAACTCATGAAGAGGGGTCTTACCTCTTTTGGGAGTTTGCTACAGACAATTATGACATTGGTTTTGGGGTGTATTTTGAATGGACAGACTCCCCTAATACTGCAGTCAGTGTGCACGTCAGCGAATCCAGTGATGATGAGGATGAAGAAGAAG aaaatactagcagtgaagaaaaagccaaaaagaacGCCAACAAGCCTCAGCTAGATGAAATAGTGCCTGTGTACAGACGAGACTGTCACGAAGAAGTGTATGCTGGCAGCCACCAGTACCCAGGGAGAGGAGTTTATCTCCTTAAATTTGACAACTCCTACTCTCTATGGAGGTCAAAAACAGTTTACTACAGAGTTTATTATACTAGATAA
- the ACBD3 gene encoding Golgi resident protein GCP60 isoform X2, which produces MSGCPPEESLGEVKGEIFFFSAEKDGKAFHPTYEEKLKLVALHKQVLLGPYNPDTCPEVGFFDVLGNDRRKEWAALGNMSKQKAMTEFVKLLNRCCHLFSTYVTSHKIEKEEQEKKRREEEERRRREEEERERLQKEEEKRRQEEEERLRREEEERRRIEEERLRMEQQKQQIMAALNSQTAIQFQQYAAQQYPGNYEQQQILIRQLQEQHYQQYMQQLYQVQLAQQQAALQKQQEVVVAATGTPLTTASKVNAPAPGDTPSINGQASAHADSPEKELDPEALEEALENGPKDSVPVIAAPSMWTRPQIKDFKEKIRQDADSVITVGRGEVVTVRVPTHEEGSYLFWEFATDNYDIGFGVYFEWTDSPNTAVSVHVSESSDDEDEEEENTSSEEKAKKNANKPQLDEIVPVYRRDCHEEVYAGSHQYPGRGVYLLKFDNSYSLWRSKTVYYRVYYTR; this is translated from the exons ATGTCGGGATGTCCACCAGAGGAGTCGCTGGGTGAGGTCAAAGG tgaaattttctttttttctgcagaaaaagatgGCAAAGCCTTTCATCCAACATATGAAGAAAAACTCAAACTTGTGGCACTGCACAAGCAGGTTCTGCTGGGACCTTATAACCCTGACACTTGCCCTGAAGTTGGATTCTTTGATGTGCTGGGGAATGATAGAAG gaaGGAATGGGCTGCCCTTGGAAACATGTCAAAGCAAAAAGCTATGACAGAATTTGTTAAGCTCCTGAATAGGTGCTGCCACTTGTTTTCAACATATGTCACTTCCCACAAGATAGagaaagaagaacaagaaaagaaaag aagagaagaggaagaacgAAGGCGGCGTGAAGAGGAGGAGCGTGAGCGTttacaaaaagaagaagaaaaacgtaggcaagaagaagaggaaagactgagaagggaagaagaggagaggaggagaataGAGGAGGAACGACTTCGGATGGAACAACAGAA GCAACAGATAATGGCAGCGCTGAACTCCCAGACTGCCATTCAGTTCCAGCAGTATGCAGCCCAACAGTATCCGGGCAACTACGAACAGCAGCAGATCCTAATTCGGcagctccaggaacagcattATCAACAATACATGCAGCAGTTGTATCAAGTCCAGCTTGCACAGCAACAG GCAGCCTTACAAAAACAGCAGGAGGTAGTTGTGGCAGCGACAGGAACGCCTCTGACTACTGCCTCAAAGGTGAATGCACCtgccccaggggacaccccaTCAATTAATGGGCAGGCCAGTGCACATGCAGACAGCCCTGAAAAAGAGCTGGATCCTGAGGCTCTGGAAGAAGCACTGGAGAATGGACCAAAAG aTTCTGTTCCAGTGATAGCTGCCCCATCGATGTGGACACGGCCCCAGATAAAAGACTTCAAGGAAAAAATCCGGCAGGATGCAGACTCTGTGATCACAGTGGGCCGAGGAGAAGTGGTTACAGTTAGAGTACCAACTCATGAAGAGGGGTCTTACCTCTTTTGGGAGTTTGCTACAGACAATTATGACATTGGTTTTGGGGTGTATTTTGAATGGACAGACTCCCCTAATACTGCAGTCAGTGTGCACGTCAGCGAATCCAGTGATGATGAGGATGAAGAAGAAG aaaatactagcagtgaagaaaaagccaaaaagaacGCCAACAAGCCTCAGCTAGATGAAATAGTGCCTGTGTACAGACGAGACTGTCACGAAGAAGTGTATGCTGGCAGCCACCAGTACCCAGGGAGAGGAGTTTATCTCCTTAAATTTGACAACTCCTACTCTCTATGGAGGTCAAAAACAGTTTACTACAGAGTTTATTATACTAGATAA